The following coding sequences are from one Campylobacter sp. RM16187 window:
- a CDS encoding molybdate ABC transporter permease subunit — MPNLDLSDLASLNWLVHPLILSAKTLCITFIFFVFIGLPIAYFLAFYKGKFKAVFEAVVMFPLIFPPIATGFLLLYLLGRNSFLGQTLNLQIVFSFSALVVASFLAGLPLLVKPVASVLESFPKSLIEAGQSLGKNKFEIALFIMMPNIFRSVVSALILALARGLGEVGITLMLGGNIVGKTDTISLAIFNAVYDGENERALILSLILVVLSLLMFGFINFLGHRKNF; from the coding sequence TTGCCAAATTTGGACTTAAGTGATCTTGCGAGCCTTAATTGGCTCGTTCATCCGCTTATCTTAAGCGCAAAGACGCTTTGTATAACTTTCATTTTCTTCGTATTTATCGGGCTTCCGATAGCTTATTTTTTAGCTTTTTACAAGGGCAAATTTAAAGCGGTTTTTGAAGCGGTTGTGATGTTTCCGCTTATATTTCCGCCTATTGCCACGGGCTTTTTGCTGCTTTATTTGCTGGGACGAAACTCATTTTTGGGTCAAACGCTAAATTTGCAGATAGTTTTTAGCTTTAGCGCTCTTGTTGTGGCTTCCTTTTTAGCAGGGCTTCCGCTTTTAGTTAAGCCCGTTGCAAGCGTGCTTGAGAGCTTTCCAAAGAGCCTCATTGAAGCGGGGCAGAGCCTTGGTAAAAATAAATTTGAAATCGCGCTTTTTATCATGATGCCAAACATCTTTAGAAGTGTTGTTTCAGCTCTTATCCTTGCGCTTGCAAGAGGACTCGGAGAGGTTGGTATCACTCTTATGCTTGGTGGCAATATCGTAGGCAAAACCGACACCATCTCGCTTGCTATCTTTAACGCCGTTTATGACGGAGAAAACGAACGTGCACTTATTTTAAGCTTGATTTTAGTAGTTTTGAGCCTGCTTATGTTTGGATTTATAAATTTTCTGGGACATAGAAAAAACTTTTAG
- a CDS encoding TIGR01777 family oxidoreductase codes for MKIAINGLSGFVGGYVSKFLASKGHEIVPIKRALYNDTQGLKKAIEGADVIINLAGANISKKWSEEYKKELYSSRINTTKNLVKTMSLLKNPPKIFISTSAVGIYKSGEEHDESSDRYDEGFLGKLAKEWESEANKAKEFGVKTAIFRLSVVLGNGGALEKMLPVFKFGLGGILGDGKQGFSWISINDLARAYEFVINSQKEGVYNLSSPNPVTNKIFTASLAKALNRPAFFKVPNFALKLKFGEGAVILLEGQKVYPANLLAQGFKFEHENISEALENLIC; via the coding sequence ATGAAGATAGCTATAAACGGACTTAGCGGTTTTGTAGGCGGTTACGTAAGTAAATTTTTAGCAAGCAAAGGCCATGAGATAGTGCCTATAAAAAGAGCTTTGTATAACGATACGCAAGGGCTTAAAAAAGCCATTGAAGGTGCCGATGTCATCATAAATTTAGCAGGCGCAAACATCTCTAAAAAATGGAGCGAGGAGTATAAAAAAGAGCTTTATTCAAGCAGGATTAATACAACTAAAAATTTAGTAAAAACCATGAGCCTTCTAAAAAATCCGCCAAAAATTTTCATCTCAACTTCGGCTGTCGGCATATATAAAAGCGGAGAAGAGCACGACGAGAGCTCGGATAGATACGACGAGGGATTTTTAGGCAAACTTGCCAAAGAGTGGGAAAGCGAAGCAAATAAGGCAAAAGAATTTGGCGTTAAAACAGCGATATTTCGCCTTAGTGTAGTGCTTGGTAATGGCGGCGCGTTAGAAAAAATGCTTCCTGTTTTTAAATTTGGACTTGGCGGGATTTTAGGAGATGGCAAGCAGGGATTTTCATGGATAAGCATAAACGATCTTGCAAGAGCGTATGAATTTGTGATAAACAGCCAAAAAGAGGGCGTTTACAACCTATCTTCGCCAAATCCCGTAACAAATAAAATTTTTACCGCATCACTCGCCAAAGCGCTAAACCGCCCAGCCTTTTTCAAAGTGCCAAATTTCGCACTCAAGCTTAAATTTGGCGAAGGAGCCGTGATACTGCTTGAAGGACAGAAGGTCTATCCTGCAAATTTGCTTGCGCAGGGGTTTAAATTTGAGCATGAAAACATAAGCGAAGCTCTGGAAAATTTGATTTGTTAG
- the pseB gene encoding UDP-N-acetylglucosamine 4,6-dehydratase (inverting) yields the protein MFNGKNILITGGTGSFGKKYTEILLKNFKPKRLIIYSRDELKQYEMAQVFKNPAMRYFIGDVRDEKRLKTAMDGVDYVIHAAAMKHVPIAEYNPMECIKTNVNGAQNVIDAAFACGVDKVIALSTDKACNPVNLYGATKLASDKLFVAANNIAGSKKTRFSVVRYGNVVGSRGSVVPLFKRLIEEGAKELPVTHEKMTRFWITLEQGVNFVLKNFERMKGGEIFIPKIPSMTMLDLTKALAPELKVKIIGIRPGEKMHEVMVGKDDAHLTYEFSDHYVISPSIQFATIQDFSTNALGERGKLVEDGFEYSSNTNKIWLDKKGLLEMIG from the coding sequence ATGTTTAACGGTAAAAATATTTTAATCACCGGCGGAACGGGCAGTTTTGGCAAAAAATACACCGAAATTTTGCTTAAAAATTTTAAGCCAAAACGGCTGATAATCTACTCAAGAGACGAGCTTAAGCAGTACGAAATGGCTCAAGTTTTTAAAAATCCCGCAATGAGATATTTTATCGGTGACGTGCGCGATGAAAAGAGGCTTAAGACAGCTATGGACGGAGTTGATTATGTGATCCATGCAGCAGCGATGAAGCACGTACCCATAGCCGAATACAACCCGATGGAGTGCATAAAAACAAATGTAAACGGCGCTCAAAACGTCATAGACGCCGCCTTTGCTTGCGGGGTAGATAAAGTGATCGCGCTATCAACGGACAAGGCTTGCAACCCGGTAAATTTATACGGCGCTACAAAGCTTGCAAGCGATAAGCTATTTGTCGCGGCAAACAACATAGCAGGCAGCAAAAAAACTCGCTTTAGCGTCGTAAGATACGGCAACGTCGTAGGTTCACGCGGTTCGGTTGTGCCACTGTTTAAAAGACTCATAGAAGAAGGTGCGAAAGAGCTTCCCGTGACGCATGAAAAGATGACGAGATTTTGGATTACTCTTGAGCAAGGAGTAAATTTCGTCCTTAAAAATTTTGAACGCATGAAGGGTGGAGAAATTTTCATCCCTAAAATTCCTTCCATGACTATGCTTGATCTTACCAAGGCTCTTGCGCCCGAGCTTAAAGTCAAAATCATCGGTATAAGACCGGGCGAAAAGATGCACGAAGTGATGGTCGGCAAGGATGATGCGCATCTAACTTATGAATTTAGCGACCACTACGTGATAAGCCCGTCCATTCAGTTTGCGACTATACAGGACTTTTCGACAAATGCGCTTGGCGAAAGAGGCAAGCTTGTAGAAGACGGGTTTGAATACAGCTCAAATACAAATAAAATTTGGCTTGATAAAAAGGGTCTTTTGGAGATGATAGGATGA
- the modA gene encoding molybdate ABC transporter substrate-binding protein produces the protein MKKIALLSLAAVFALGAENLLVGAGGGYKKPVTAVIENLKKEGVNVEGAFANIKQITIQAAEGKMAVIVGDEAFLNKSGLEIKGYGRLGKGTLALVTPKGKTINDIKDIVKFERIAMPDAKKAIYGIRTTEFLKNSNLEKDVSSKMLAVAGVPQVVAYVLNNEVDAGFINSTEAEARRGEFGSVIYVDESLYSPVFISAAKLAACDKHADCAKFIDELKTERSKEIFAKFGLK, from the coding sequence ATGAAAAAGATAGCTCTTTTAAGTCTGGCTGCGGTTTTTGCGCTTGGCGCGGAAAATTTACTCGTAGGTGCCGGTGGCGGATATAAAAAGCCGGTTACCGCCGTTATAGAAAATCTTAAAAAAGAGGGCGTAAACGTAGAAGGTGCCTTTGCAAACATCAAGCAGATCACTATCCAAGCCGCAGAAGGCAAGATGGCTGTGATAGTGGGCGATGAGGCGTTTTTAAACAAAAGCGGACTTGAGATAAAGGGCTATGGGCGCCTAGGAAAAGGCACTTTAGCTCTTGTGACACCAAAGGGAAAAACCATAAACGACATCAAAGATATCGTGAAATTCGAGCGTATCGCGATGCCTGACGCTAAAAAAGCGATTTACGGTATCCGCACGACAGAATTTCTTAAAAACTCGAACTTAGAAAAAGACGTGAGCTCAAAAATGCTTGCAGTTGCTGGTGTGCCTCAAGTGGTAGCTTATGTGCTAAATAACGAAGTTGATGCAGGCTTTATCAACTCAACTGAAGCTGAAGCTAGAAGAGGCGAGTTTGGCTCGGTCATTTATGTGGACGAGAGCCTTTATAGCCCTGTTTTTATAAGCGCAGCCAAGCTTGCAGCGTGCGACAAACACGCAGACTGCGCTAAATTTATAGATGAGTTAAAGACCGAGCGTTCAAAGGAAATTTTTGCCAAATTTGGACTTAAGTGA
- the pseC gene encoding UDP-4-amino-4,6-dideoxy-N-acetyl-beta-L-altrosamine transaminase, translated as MIPYSKQQITEGDIAAVCEAMRGEFLTGGNKVSEFEAAICEYVGVKHAIVMNSATSALHVGYLALGVKENDEVITTPLTFAATANAALMVGAKVKFCDIKFDGNINENKLSELITSKTKVITPVDFGGNGVNIIEIMKIARAKGIKVLDDASHALGSEIDGAKVGIHADASVFSFHAIKPITTFEGGALVTNDDEIARLARLYRSHGINKTHLWNSDMSVLGYNYRLSDVACALGLNQLKRLDEMIEIRENIAKFYDERFDKNPYFSLIKIPENKKSSRHLYPILLFSNLWCAKEDIFAELHERGVGVQVHYKPTYQFSFYKQLYGQTELKVTEDFYKSELSLPCHQGMSMDDAKFVADTLLDVLAKFANPKCNI; from the coding sequence ATGATACCTTACAGCAAGCAGCAGATCACGGAAGGCGATATAGCGGCAGTTTGCGAGGCTATGAGGGGCGAGTTTTTAACAGGCGGAAACAAAGTAAGCGAATTTGAAGCGGCGATTTGCGAATACGTGGGCGTAAAGCATGCTATCGTGATGAACTCTGCTACCTCGGCGCTTCACGTCGGATATCTTGCTCTTGGCGTTAAGGAAAACGATGAGGTTATAACTACGCCTTTAACCTTTGCAGCAACGGCAAATGCGGCTCTTATGGTCGGTGCAAAAGTGAAATTTTGCGATATAAAATTTGACGGAAATATAAACGAAAACAAGCTTTCTGAGCTCATTACCTCAAAGACAAAGGTCATAACTCCTGTTGATTTTGGCGGAAACGGCGTAAATATAATAGAAATCATGAAAATAGCGCGCGCAAAAGGCATAAAAGTGCTTGATGATGCCTCACACGCTTTAGGAAGCGAGATAGACGGCGCAAAGGTAGGCATTCACGCCGATGCAAGCGTGTTTAGCTTCCATGCGATTAAACCGATCACCACTTTTGAAGGAGGGGCACTTGTCACAAATGATGATGAGATAGCGCGTCTTGCGAGGCTTTACCGCTCACACGGTATAAACAAAACTCACCTTTGGAATAGCGATATGAGCGTGCTTGGATACAACTACCGCTTAAGCGACGTGGCTTGCGCGCTTGGGTTAAATCAGCTTAAAAGACTTGACGAGATGATCGAAATTCGTGAAAATATCGCTAAATTTTACGACGAAAGATTTGATAAAAATCCATATTTTAGCCTCATAAAAATCCCTGAAAACAAAAAAAGCTCGCGTCATCTTTATCCGATCTTGCTTTTTAGCAATCTTTGGTGTGCTAAAGAAGATATTTTTGCGGAGCTTCACGAGCGTGGAGTGGGCGTTCAGGTACATTATAAGCCTACTTATCAATTTAGCTTTTACAAGCAACTTTACGGGCAAACCGAGCTAAAAGTTACAGAGGATTTTTATAAATCAGAGCTTAGCTTACCGTGTCATCAAGGCATGAGCATGGATGATGCGAAATTTGTCGCAGACACCCTGCTTGACGTACTTGCCAAATTTGCAAATCCAAAGTGCAATATATGA
- the dcd gene encoding dCTP deaminase, with protein MGLKSDRWIREKSLNDKMIVPFCEEQIGKGVVSYGVSSYGYDIRVGNEFKIFTNIGGTVVDPKNFDEKNVVDFVGDVCIVPPNSFALARTVEYFNMPDNVLAICLGKSTYARCGIIVNVTPFEPGFKGHITIEISNTTPLPAKIYANEGIAQVLFIEGDEPCEVTYADKKGKYQAQEGITLPRILK; from the coding sequence ATGGGTCTAAAAAGCGATAGATGGATACGCGAAAAGAGTTTAAATGACAAAATGATCGTGCCTTTTTGCGAAGAGCAGATAGGCAAAGGTGTCGTTAGTTACGGCGTTAGCAGCTATGGGTATGATATACGCGTTGGAAATGAGTTTAAAATTTTTACAAACATAGGCGGCACTGTAGTTGATCCCAAAAATTTCGACGAGAAAAACGTAGTTGATTTTGTGGGCGATGTCTGCATAGTTCCGCCAAATTCGTTTGCGCTGGCTCGCACGGTTGAGTACTTTAATATGCCCGATAACGTGCTTGCAATTTGTCTTGGCAAGAGCACTTACGCGCGCTGCGGTATCATCGTGAATGTCACGCCTTTTGAGCCCGGATTTAAGGGGCATATCACGATTGAAATTTCAAACACGACTCCGCTTCCGGCTAAAATTTATGCAAATGAAGGTATCGCGCAGGTACTATTTATCGAGGGTGATGAGCCTTGCGAAGTGACGTATGCCGATAAAAAAGGCAAATACCAAGCGCAAGAAGGCATCACTCTGCCTAGGATTTTGAAGTAA